A window of Aquitalea denitrificans contains these coding sequences:
- a CDS encoding ABC transporter permease encodes MAASTVAMTVFDSILSPGQTRAAHQAVQQHGSTPAHAGLPFLYEAAPRMPTSPDSVTHGPAPQAGHPRKGLTLSAFNWLGVMPFFLFALLFLILPTATLMIGAFQDANGHFTLGNIAKLFDDSILSAYWISFEVSAASALGGSVIGLLLALAAIQGGLPAWIRPTLMTFSGVASNFAGIPLSFAFLSTLGRMGLVTVLLRNYADFDLYGTGFSILSFIGLTLTYLYFQIPLMVLIVTPAIDGLRSEWREACESLGGSSIAYWWHIALPILWPSILGSALLLFANAFGAVATAYALTGSSLNIVPILLYAQIRGDVLHDQNLGYALALGMIVVTGLSNAGYIWLRSRAERGRE; translated from the coding sequence ATGGCCGCTTCCACCGTGGCCATGACGGTTTTTGATTCCATCCTGTCACCGGGACAGACCCGAGCTGCCCACCAGGCAGTACAACAGCACGGCAGCACTCCTGCCCATGCCGGGCTTCCCTTTCTCTACGAGGCTGCACCACGGATGCCCACTTCACCCGATTCCGTCACCCACGGCCCGGCACCGCAGGCCGGTCATCCCCGCAAGGGACTGACGCTGTCTGCCTTCAACTGGCTGGGCGTAATGCCGTTTTTCCTGTTTGCCCTGCTGTTTCTCATCCTCCCCACCGCCACGCTGATGATAGGGGCGTTTCAGGATGCCAACGGCCATTTCACCCTGGGCAATATCGCGAAACTGTTTGACGACAGCATTCTGTCGGCTTACTGGATCAGCTTTGAAGTCAGCGCGGCGTCCGCACTGGGCGGCAGCGTCATCGGCCTGTTGCTGGCGCTGGCGGCCATTCAGGGCGGCCTGCCCGCCTGGATTCGCCCCACGCTGATGACCTTCTCCGGCGTGGCGTCCAATTTTGCCGGCATTCCGCTGTCGTTTGCCTTTCTGTCCACCCTGGGCCGCATGGGTCTGGTGACGGTACTGCTGCGCAACTATGCCGATTTCGACCTGTACGGTACTGGTTTTTCCATTCTCAGCTTCATCGGGCTGACGCTGACCTATCTGTACTTCCAGATTCCACTGATGGTGCTGATTGTTACCCCGGCCATCGACGGCCTGCGCAGCGAATGGCGCGAAGCCTGCGAAAGCCTGGGCGGCAGCAGCATCGCCTACTGGTGGCATATTGCACTGCCCATCCTGTGGCCCAGCATTCTGGGGTCTGCCCTGCTGCTGTTTGCCAATGCCTTTGGCGCGGTAGCCACCGCCTATGCGCTGACCGGTAGCTCGCTCAATATCGTGCCCATCCTGCTGTATGCGCAGATTCGCGGCGATGTGCTGCACGACCAGAACCTGGGCTATGCGCTGGCACTGGGCATGATCGTGGTGACCGGCCTGTCCAATGCCGGCTATATCTGGCTGCGCAGCCGCGCCGAAAGGGGGCGTGAATGA
- a CDS encoding ABC transporter permease, with amino-acid sequence MKSTSRLGAWVAIAIGTIYFLLPLIATFEFSLKMNRDGYSFEAYKVVLADPGFQATFGYSTLMAVLTIIVGIVLVVPTAYWIQLKLPRLRPLVEFITLLPLVIPAIVIVFGYLKLYNSSSWLPLTGNERATDFLLMCSYVTLALPYLYRSIDAGLRAIDVRTLTEAAESLGASWPSILLQVIFPNVKSAILSGAFLTFAVVIGEFTMASLLGRPAFGPYLQLIGANRAYEPSALAIIAFLVTWAAMGLIQVFARNARPARKTA; translated from the coding sequence ATGAAATCGACATCGCGACTGGGTGCCTGGGTGGCCATTGCCATCGGCACCATTTACTTTCTGCTACCGCTGATTGCCACTTTCGAGTTCAGCCTGAAGATGAACCGCGACGGCTACAGCTTCGAGGCCTACAAGGTGGTGCTGGCCGACCCCGGCTTTCAGGCTACTTTTGGCTATTCCACGCTGATGGCAGTGCTGACCATCATCGTCGGCATCGTGCTGGTGGTGCCCACCGCCTACTGGATTCAGCTGAAGCTGCCGCGCCTGCGCCCGCTGGTGGAATTCATCACCCTGCTGCCGCTGGTGATTCCGGCCATCGTCATCGTGTTTGGCTACCTCAAACTGTACAACAGCAGCTCCTGGCTGCCGCTGACCGGCAATGAACGCGCCACCGATTTTCTGCTGATGTGCAGCTACGTCACGCTGGCCCTGCCCTATCTGTACCGCTCCATCGACGCCGGCCTGCGCGCCATCGATGTGCGCACCCTGACCGAAGCCGCCGAAAGCCTGGGTGCCAGCTGGCCCAGCATTCTGCTGCAGGTGATTTTCCCGAATGTGAAGTCGGCCATCCTGTCCGGAGCCTTTCTTACCTTCGCGGTAGTGATTGGCGAATTCACCATGGCCAGCCTGCTGGGCCGCCCGGCCTTTGGCCCCTACCTGCAACTGATCGGTGCCAACCGCGCTTACGAGCCGTCGGCACTGGCCATCATCGCCTTCCTGGTGACCTGGGCCGCCATGGGGCTGATCCAGGTATTCGCCCGCAATGCCCGCCCGGCCCGCAAGACGGCCTGA
- a CDS encoding ABC transporter ATP-binding protein, which produces MAYLTINNLHKRFADHVVVHDFNMSIEQGEFVTFLGPSGCGKTTVLRMIAGFESPTSGQIRVGSDEITHLSPQKRGIGMVFQSYALFPNMNVTQNIGFGLKMRKCDGAEIARKVAEVIKLVELSGKENHYPHELSGGQRQRVALARALVVEPRILLLDEPLSALDARIRKNLREQIRDIQRRLGLTTIFVTHDQEEALTMSDRIFVMNQGKVEQEGRAEMVYTQPATEFVARFMGNYNLLGAADTQRLLGLDIQGHMAIRPESIHVLDAHSQQADTLAGTIRQHQLLGNIIRYQIESGGITLLVDRLNRTASDLMPAGTAVRLQISRDDMREVR; this is translated from the coding sequence ATGGCTTACCTCACCATCAATAATCTGCACAAACGCTTTGCCGACCATGTCGTGGTACACGACTTCAATATGAGCATCGAGCAGGGCGAGTTCGTTACCTTTCTGGGCCCGTCCGGCTGCGGCAAGACCACCGTGCTGCGCATGATTGCCGGTTTTGAATCCCCCACCTCAGGCCAGATCCGCGTCGGCAGCGATGAAATCACTCATCTGTCACCACAAAAGCGCGGCATCGGCATGGTGTTTCAGAGCTACGCGCTGTTCCCGAATATGAACGTGACGCAGAACATCGGCTTCGGCCTGAAAATGCGCAAATGCGACGGCGCAGAAATTGCCCGCAAGGTGGCGGAAGTCATCAAGCTGGTGGAGCTCTCCGGCAAGGAAAACCACTATCCGCACGAACTGTCCGGCGGCCAGCGTCAGCGGGTGGCGCTGGCGCGCGCACTGGTGGTGGAGCCGCGCATCCTGCTGCTGGACGAACCGCTGTCGGCACTGGACGCGCGCATCCGCAAAAACCTGCGCGAGCAGATCCGCGACATCCAGCGCCGTCTGGGCCTGACCACCATTTTCGTCACCCACGATCAGGAAGAAGCACTCACCATGTCCGACCGCATCTTCGTGATGAATCAGGGCAAGGTGGAACAGGAAGGCCGTGCCGAAATGGTATACACCCAGCCGGCCACCGAATTCGTGGCCCGTTTCATGGGCAATTACAATCTGCTGGGTGCGGCCGATACCCAGCGCCTGCTGGGGCTGGATATCCAGGGCCACATGGCTATCCGCCCGGAATCCATCCACGTGCTGGATGCCCACAGCCAGCAGGCCGACACCCTGGCCGGCACCATCCGCCAGCACCAGTTGCTGGGCAATATCATCCGTTACCAGATAGAAAGCGGCGGCATCACCCTGCTGGTAGACCGGCTGAACCGCACCGCCAGCGACCTGATGCCGGCGGGCACCGCCGTGCGCCTGCAAATCAGCCGTGACGACATGCGTGAGGTACGCTGA
- a CDS encoding HAD family hydrolase: MLAIFDLDDTLTNGDSSSLWLQFMVQHGLAAADMLPREAELMAAYRRGELRMEDYMDFTLQPMQGRSVEEVAEWVERFIADIIAPIVFAQAHDTLARYKAEGRTLLVISATGEHLVGPISRYLGADDFLAIQLATEAGCYTGHTSGVMTYQHGKVIRLQQWLEQHGQSLAGSHGYSDSINDVPLLQAVEEAYTVNADPKLAAVAQQHGWQQLNW, encoded by the coding sequence ATGCTGGCCATTTTCGATCTGGACGACACCCTCACCAATGGCGACAGCTCCAGCCTGTGGCTGCAGTTCATGGTGCAACACGGTCTGGCTGCCGCCGACATGCTGCCGCGCGAGGCCGAGCTGATGGCGGCCTACCGCCGTGGTGAGTTGCGTATGGAAGACTATATGGACTTCACCCTGCAACCAATGCAGGGTCGCAGCGTGGAGGAAGTGGCCGAGTGGGTGGAGCGTTTCATTGCCGACATCATCGCCCCCATCGTGTTTGCGCAGGCACATGACACGCTGGCACGCTACAAGGCCGAGGGCCGCACCCTGCTGGTGATCTCCGCCACCGGGGAACATCTGGTGGGGCCGATCTCGCGCTATCTGGGAGCGGATGATTTCCTGGCCATCCAGCTGGCCACCGAGGCCGGTTGCTACACCGGCCACACCAGCGGGGTGATGACCTACCAGCACGGCAAGGTGATCCGCCTGCAGCAATGGCTGGAGCAACATGGCCAGAGCCTTGCCGGCAGCCACGGCTACAGCGACTCCATCAACGATGTGCCGCTATTGCAGGCGGTGGAGGAGGCTTACACGGTGAATGCCGACCCCAAGCTGGCCGCCGTGGCACAGCAACACGGCTGGCAGCAACTGAACTGGTAA
- a CDS encoding substrate-binding periplasmic protein, with product MAKPRIGWGGMLLLLSACPAMAGELRVLVDDSTEMPQANIVNETLQDGLHRDIGLALAARLQRTARFRVLPRKRLIPALEAGQGDVVCLALPAWMPDKSLRWSQPFLQNQDLLLSSREAPPRSQLSALAGQPVGTVLGFAYPELQAELGSRFVRDDAHSMDDSLHKLAAGRVPHAVSNRLYLDYQLAHGLKLPPMQPPLVISSYRMRCALSARSQIGLVELDRALGQLQQQGAFARMLLHYR from the coding sequence ATGGCGAAGCCACGAATCGGCTGGGGCGGCATGTTGCTGTTGCTGTCGGCATGCCCGGCGATGGCCGGCGAATTGCGGGTGCTGGTGGATGACAGCACCGAGATGCCGCAGGCCAATATCGTCAATGAAACACTACAGGATGGTCTGCATCGGGATATCGGCCTGGCGCTGGCAGCCCGCTTGCAACGGACGGCGCGTTTCCGGGTATTGCCGCGCAAGCGCTTGATTCCGGCGCTGGAAGCCGGGCAGGGTGATGTGGTGTGTCTGGCCTTACCAGCGTGGATGCCAGACAAGAGCCTGCGCTGGAGCCAGCCCTTCTTGCAAAATCAGGATTTGCTGCTGAGTAGCCGCGAGGCACCGCCACGCAGTCAGCTGTCTGCACTGGCCGGCCAGCCTGTCGGCACGGTGCTGGGTTTTGCCTATCCGGAACTGCAGGCAGAACTGGGTAGCCGCTTTGTGCGTGATGACGCCCACAGCATGGATGACAGCCTGCACAAGCTGGCTGCCGGGCGTGTACCGCATGCCGTCAGCAACCGGCTGTATCTGGATTACCAATTGGCGCACGGCCTGAAGCTGCCACCGATGCAGCCGCCGCTGGTGATCAGCAGCTACCGCATGCGTTGTGCGCTGTCAGCGCGCAGTCAGATCGGTTTGGTCGAGCTTGACCGGGCGTTGGGGCAGTTGCAGCAGCAAGGCGCGTTTGCACGCATGCTGCTGCATTACCGCTAA
- a CDS encoding DUF1615 domain-containing protein, with product MYRFLSVAALLGLTGCAATVAPVAQPVPVPAPVLRPAPMPDPQSLLPAPVVKPVQPAPVVVAPVSKPVPLPLQPAYANEQEGSALLDKLLPRGIPARREWHGDIMTAFSHLKIPYAPQYFCAVLAVAEQESGFNPDPVVPNLSRIVWGQIEERRQKYFIPSLVVDAAMLKKSPNGQTYKERVNALRTKKQMNALFEDMIRELPFGQTIFEHKNPIRDGGPMQVSVAFAETQVRAWPYPYSYTSLRDEVFSLRGSVYFGTAILLQYPISYPDMVYRFADYNAGRYASRNAAFQQAVQHLSGQKLALDGDIMLYSDKMNRVLSGATSDTQRALNGLAGRLRLSPDEMARDLRQEKLAVFSQTEVYKRVFTLAEQSGRAAPRQIIPQIVLVSPKFTHQLTTEWFARRVDGRYQNCMARGGFH from the coding sequence ATGTACCGTTTTCTGTCGGTGGCGGCATTACTGGGTTTGACCGGTTGTGCTGCCACGGTGGCCCCGGTGGCCCAGCCTGTTCCCGTTCCTGCTCCTGTCTTGCGCCCGGCCCCGATGCCGGACCCGCAAAGCCTGTTGCCCGCACCGGTTGTCAAACCGGTACAGCCGGCCCCCGTTGTTGTTGCCCCCGTCAGCAAGCCGGTGCCCTTGCCCTTGCAACCGGCCTATGCCAACGAGCAGGAGGGCAGCGCCTTGCTGGACAAGCTGCTGCCGCGTGGCATTCCGGCGCGGCGCGAATGGCATGGCGACATCATGACCGCCTTCAGCCATCTGAAGATTCCGTATGCGCCGCAATACTTCTGCGCGGTGCTGGCGGTGGCGGAGCAGGAGTCAGGCTTCAACCCCGATCCGGTGGTGCCAAACCTTTCCAGGATTGTCTGGGGGCAGATTGAAGAGCGGCGGCAGAAGTATTTCATCCCCTCGCTGGTGGTGGACGCTGCCATGCTGAAGAAATCTCCCAATGGCCAGACCTACAAGGAACGGGTGAATGCCCTGCGCACCAAGAAGCAGATGAATGCGCTGTTTGAAGACATGATCCGCGAACTGCCGTTCGGCCAGACCATCTTCGAACACAAGAACCCCATCCGCGATGGCGGGCCGATGCAGGTGAGTGTGGCCTTTGCCGAAACCCAGGTGCGTGCCTGGCCTTATCCCTACAGCTATACCAGCTTGCGCGACGAAGTATTCAGCCTGCGCGGCAGCGTGTATTTCGGCACCGCCATCCTGCTGCAGTATCCCATCAGCTATCCGGACATGGTGTACCGCTTTGCCGACTACAATGCCGGGCGCTATGCCAGCCGCAACGCCGCTTTCCAGCAGGCGGTGCAGCACCTGTCAGGGCAAAAGCTGGCGCTGGATGGCGACATCATGCTGTACAGCGACAAGATGAACCGCGTGTTGTCCGGTGCCACCAGCGACACCCAGCGCGCCCTCAACGGCCTGGCCGGACGCTTGCGCCTGAGCCCGGATGAGATGGCGCGCGATCTGCGGCAGGAAAAACTGGCGGTGTTCAGCCAGACCGAAGTCTACAAGCGGGTATTTACGCTGGCCGAGCAGTCCGGCCGGGCTGCTCCGCGTCAGATCATTCCGCAGATTGTGCTGGTCAGCCCCAAGTTCACCCATCAGCTGACCACCGAATGGTTTGCCCGGCGGGTGGATGGCCGCTACCAGAACTGCATGGCGCGCGGCGGTTTTCATTGA
- a CDS encoding YjbE family putative metal transport protein (Members of this highly hydrophobic protein family,regularly are found preceded by the yybP-ykoY manganese riboswitch (see RF00080). A metal cation transport function is proposed.) — translation MELDGLMQALGMTLQVFFLDLILSGDNALVIAVACRSLPPQLMRKAVMLGTGFAILLRVLLTTVVGFLLQVPLLKLLGAALLISIAIKLLLGDDDADGQPGATADSRQLWSAVSVVVMADLVLSLDNVVALAAAAQGSVLYLILGLLFSVPLLMYGSLLIARLLNDYPLLLPLGASLLAWVAGQLAVSDPLLADWVNTQAPALQVVVPLLCVVFVLVESRIIRQRAPALTPPPPLGWLDGLTSRLARIGEAGETGETASMVAQYSAPAVQNAPSLGVAAIVAQPQADKAEVRIEIPPVLPLAAPEVLPSAPVASALVKPEGAPRSDGLLASPRMALLVKVLLGLAALVGVCALGWLVFHLLSQGFLPTPAPSHKIKH, via the coding sequence ATGGAGCTGGATGGTTTGATGCAGGCACTGGGCATGACGCTGCAAGTGTTTTTCCTGGACCTGATTCTCAGTGGTGACAATGCGCTGGTGATTGCCGTGGCCTGCCGTTCGCTGCCGCCACAGCTGATGCGCAAGGCGGTGATGCTGGGTACGGGCTTCGCCATATTGCTGCGCGTACTGCTTACCACCGTGGTGGGTTTTCTGCTGCAGGTGCCGCTGCTCAAGCTGCTGGGTGCAGCGTTGCTGATCAGCATTGCCATCAAGCTGTTGCTGGGCGATGACGACGCTGACGGCCAGCCCGGTGCAACTGCGGACAGCCGCCAGTTGTGGTCGGCGGTGTCGGTGGTGGTGATGGCCGACCTGGTATTGAGTCTGGACAATGTGGTGGCACTGGCCGCCGCCGCACAAGGCAGTGTGCTGTACCTGATTCTGGGCCTGCTGTTCAGCGTGCCGCTGCTGATGTACGGCAGCCTGCTGATTGCCCGCTTGCTGAACGATTACCCGCTGCTGCTGCCCTTGGGTGCCAGCTTGCTGGCCTGGGTGGCCGGTCAGCTGGCGGTGAGCGACCCGCTGCTGGCCGACTGGGTCAATACCCAGGCTCCGGCCCTGCAAGTGGTGGTTCCCCTGCTGTGCGTGGTGTTTGTGCTGGTGGAAAGCCGCATCATCCGCCAGCGTGCCCCGGCACTGACCCCTCCGCCGCCGCTGGGCTGGCTGGATGGTCTGACCAGTCGACTGGCCAGGATTGGTGAGGCTGGAGAAACTGGAGAAACCGCCAGCATGGTCGCGCAATACAGCGCCCCTGCCGTGCAAAATGCGCCCTCGCTGGGCGTGGCTGCCATCGTTGCTCAGCCCCAGGCCGACAAGGCCGAGGTCCGGATTGAGATTCCGCCTGTATTGCCGTTAGCTGCTCCTGAGGTGCTGCCATCCGCGCCAGTTGCTTCCGCCCTGGTCAAGCCGGAAGGCGCACCGCGCAGCGATGGCCTGCTTGCCTCGCCGCGCATGGCCTTGCTGGTGAAAGTCCTGCTGGGCCTGGCCGCCCTGGTGGGAGTTTGCGCACTGGGCTGGCTGGTGTTTCACCTGCTGAGCCAGGGCTTTTTGCCCACCCCGGCGCCCAGCCACAAAATCAAGCACTGA
- a CDS encoding NRAMP family divalent metal transporter has protein sequence MTQLASALRILSPRLGRLQRLAATLGPGLVVMLADTDAGSVLTAAQSGAQWGYRLLLLQFLIIPLLFIVQELTVRLALSTGKGYGELVLQRFGRGWAWLSTCALILSCFGALLTEMSGLSGVAQLYGVPVWQSVSLVAVLIFLMVCSGSYREVERVAMLFGVAELAFLWMAWHAYPSWQHIKPQLLEMPLLDASYLYLLAANLGSSVMPWTVFYQQSALIDKGLNLDDLRAARIDTMLGAILCQLITAAVLMAAAAVFAGHGGVVLDTIPELANAFGSALGPLAGRLLFALALSGGALVATIVVCLSAAWALGELGGRHHALAEHPRQVPWFYAAFALMLLLAAVVVGSSPSLVRLSIATAVLNAVLLPLVLGFLYRLARCELPPALRLQGPYAVLVAALFLLAGGLGLFAGFAGALAA, from the coding sequence ATGACCCAGCTGGCCAGCGCCTTGCGTATCCTGTCGCCGCGCCTTGGCCGCCTGCAGCGGCTGGCTGCCACCCTGGGGCCAGGGCTGGTGGTGATGCTGGCCGATACCGATGCCGGCAGCGTGCTCACCGCCGCCCAGAGCGGTGCGCAGTGGGGCTACCGCCTATTGCTGTTGCAGTTCCTCATCATTCCGCTGCTATTCATCGTGCAGGAACTGACGGTGCGGCTGGCGCTGTCCACCGGCAAAGGCTATGGCGAACTGGTGCTGCAGCGCTTTGGCCGCGGCTGGGCCTGGTTGTCCACCTGTGCCTTGATCCTGAGCTGCTTTGGTGCCTTGCTTACCGAAATGAGTGGTCTGTCCGGGGTGGCACAGCTGTATGGCGTGCCGGTATGGCAGAGCGTCAGCCTGGTGGCTGTGTTGATCTTCCTGATGGTTTGCAGTGGCAGCTACCGCGAGGTGGAGCGGGTTGCCATGCTGTTTGGCGTGGCGGAGCTGGCTTTCCTGTGGATGGCGTGGCACGCCTACCCAAGCTGGCAGCACATAAAGCCGCAATTGCTGGAGATGCCGCTGCTCGATGCCAGTTATCTGTATCTGCTGGCCGCCAATCTGGGTAGCAGCGTGATGCCGTGGACGGTGTTTTATCAACAGTCTGCGCTGATCGACAAGGGGCTGAATCTGGATGATCTGCGCGCCGCGCGTATCGACACCATGCTCGGCGCCATACTGTGCCAGCTGATCACGGCGGCAGTCCTGATGGCGGCTGCTGCCGTATTTGCCGGTCATGGCGGGGTCGTGCTGGATACCATACCGGAACTGGCCAATGCCTTTGGTTCCGCGCTGGGCCCGCTGGCAGGCCGGCTGCTGTTTGCACTGGCACTCAGCGGCGGAGCCTTGGTGGCCACCATTGTGGTGTGCCTGTCGGCAGCCTGGGCGCTGGGCGAGCTGGGTGGCCGGCATCATGCCCTGGCCGAGCACCCGCGGCAGGTGCCGTGGTTCTATGCTGCCTTTGCCCTGATGTTGCTGCTGGCTGCCGTGGTGGTGGGCAGCAGCCCAAGCCTGGTGCGCTTGTCGATTGCCACTGCCGTACTCAATGCCGTGTTGCTGCCGCTGGTACTGGGTTTCCTGTACCGGCTGGCACGCTGCGAACTGCCGCCAGCCTTGCGTCTGCAAGGACCGTATGCCGTGCTGGTGGCGGCCCTGTTTTTACTGGCCGGTGGCCTTGGTCTGTTTGCCGGGTTTGCCGGTGCCCTGGCTGCCTGA
- the hflC gene encoding protease modulator HflC: MATSYKGAGIVAALAAVWLLSSSFYTLSEGQKGLIIRLGAPIDVDAEPGLKFKLPLVDSLQFYDVRLQTLAPPPEQIILGDEKRVEAETYTRYRIANPLRFYQALRTEDQARLQLTQLVSTSLRRELGKVPLKALLSEERTRIVQQIQQETATRARMLGIEVTEVRLHRADLPLETSQAIYDRMKSARQQEARELRAQGGQWSQEIQAKADGERTVILSEAQRQSAIIHGEADAQANRILAAAFGKDPKFYKFYRSLQTYRQALSDSAPTLLLTPDSALLHDFRNGPASGKP, encoded by the coding sequence ATGGCTACTTCCTACAAGGGTGCGGGCATTGTGGCCGCCCTGGCGGCCGTGTGGCTGCTGTCGTCTTCTTTCTATACCCTCAGCGAGGGGCAGAAGGGTCTGATCATCCGCCTGGGCGCACCGATAGACGTGGACGCCGAGCCTGGCCTCAAGTTCAAGCTGCCGCTGGTGGACAGCCTGCAGTTTTACGATGTGCGCTTGCAAACCCTGGCACCGCCGCCGGAGCAGATCATCCTGGGCGATGAAAAACGGGTGGAAGCGGAAACCTATACCCGTTACCGCATTGCCAACCCGCTGCGTTTTTACCAGGCACTGCGTACTGAGGACCAGGCGCGGCTACAACTGACCCAGCTGGTCAGCACCTCGCTGCGGCGCGAACTGGGCAAGGTGCCGCTCAAGGCCCTGCTATCGGAAGAGCGTACCCGCATCGTGCAGCAAATCCAGCAGGAAACCGCCACCCGCGCCCGCATGCTGGGTATCGAGGTGACCGAAGTGCGTCTGCACCGTGCCGACCTGCCGCTGGAAACCAGCCAGGCCATTTACGACCGCATGAAGTCAGCACGTCAGCAAGAAGCGCGTGAGCTGCGCGCCCAGGGCGGACAGTGGTCACAGGAAATCCAGGCCAAGGCTGATGGTGAGCGCACTGTCATTCTGTCTGAAGCGCAACGTCAAAGCGCCATCATTCATGGCGAGGCGGATGCTCAGGCCAATCGTATTCTGGCGGCCGCCTTTGGCAAGGATCCCAAGTTCTACAAGTTCTACCGTTCCTTGCAGACTTACCGCCAGGCGCTGTCGGACTCTGCTCCCACGCTGCTGCTGACACCGGATTCCGCCTTGCTGCATGACTTCCGCAACGGCCCGGCCAGCGGCAAGCCATGA
- the hflK gene encoding FtsH protease activity modulator HflK yields MQQDEAGQAAVTGQGASRSSWAQRVDYYLDVMGMRGKGLLLLGGLLVIGWIMAGIYKVQPDEQGVVLRLGRWVDTTQAGLHYHLPWPIETVMLPKVTQIKQLKLANLYDGVTTDSTDPRDKQMLTGDENIVEADGVVFWRIKDAGQFLFKVNNPETSLRIAAESAMREVVSRTPIQAVMSNRRQQVAEETRSLLQSRLDEAESGIIVTQVQLQRVDPPAAVIDAFNDVQRARADQERARNEAQAYSNDILPKARGDAARIMQEAQAYQSQVVNLAQGEAKRFDSVYQSYAQAKDVTAWRLYLDSMDEVLKKASKVVVDSSGKGGNGGVLSLLQLQDKDKAKPAKETR; encoded by the coding sequence GTGCAACAAGACGAGGCCGGACAAGCGGCAGTAACAGGGCAGGGCGCATCACGCAGCAGTTGGGCGCAGCGCGTAGATTATTACCTGGACGTAATGGGCATGCGCGGCAAGGGTTTGCTGCTGTTGGGTGGCCTGCTGGTCATTGGCTGGATCATGGCCGGCATCTACAAAGTGCAGCCGGATGAGCAGGGCGTGGTGTTGCGCCTGGGCCGCTGGGTGGATACCACCCAGGCCGGCTTGCACTATCACCTGCCATGGCCGATCGAAACCGTCATGCTGCCCAAGGTTACCCAGATCAAGCAGCTGAAGCTGGCTAATCTGTACGACGGTGTTACCACGGATTCCACCGATCCGCGTGACAAGCAGATGCTGACCGGTGACGAAAACATCGTCGAGGCCGATGGCGTGGTGTTCTGGCGCATCAAGGACGCCGGGCAGTTTTTGTTCAAGGTGAACAACCCGGAAACCTCGCTGCGCATTGCCGCCGAAAGCGCCATGCGCGAGGTGGTGTCACGCACGCCCATCCAGGCGGTGATGTCCAACCGTCGCCAGCAGGTGGCAGAGGAGACCCGCAGCTTGCTGCAAAGCCGTCTGGATGAAGCCGAAAGCGGCATCATCGTCACTCAGGTGCAGTTGCAGCGGGTGGACCCGCCGGCGGCGGTGATCGACGCCTTCAACGATGTACAGCGCGCCCGTGCCGACCAGGAACGCGCACGCAACGAAGCCCAGGCTTACAGCAACGACATTCTGCCCAAGGCGCGTGGCGATGCCGCCCGCATCATGCAGGAGGCTCAGGCCTATCAAAGCCAGGTGGTGAATCTGGCGCAGGGCGAGGCCAAGCGGTTTGATTCGGTTTACCAGAGCTATGCCCAGGCCAAGGATGTCACCGCCTGGCGGCTGTATCTGGACAGCATGGACGAAGTGCTGAAAAAGGCCAGCAAGGTGGTGGTGGATTCCTCCGGCAAGGGCGGCAATGGCGGTGTGCTGTCGCTGTTGCAGTTGCAGGACAAAGACAAGGCCAAGCCTGCCAAGGAGACGCGTTGA
- a CDS encoding DUF4337 domain-containing protein, whose translation MAEEEYEIAGLHEKLLEEEAEKGQLAQKIALLTAILATIGAVFSYQSGAKQNEALFLKNQSILKQSEASDAWAYYQAKSTKAHLDQLALVLVRDPAQQARYQADLQKQQTQQAEQLKKAQALQEESRQLSEESEKVLRPHERMALAMTLIQIAVAMASITVLTQRRWLLAVSLVSALGGIGLALSTWL comes from the coding sequence ATGGCTGAGGAAGAATACGAGATTGCAGGGCTGCATGAAAAGCTGCTGGAAGAGGAGGCCGAAAAGGGCCAGCTGGCGCAGAAGATTGCCTTGTTGACTGCCATTCTGGCCACGATCGGCGCGGTGTTCAGCTACCAGAGCGGCGCCAAGCAGAATGAAGCCTTGTTTCTGAAAAACCAGAGCATTCTCAAACAGTCCGAGGCATCCGATGCCTGGGCCTACTATCAGGCCAAATCGACCAAGGCCCATCTGGACCAGCTGGCGCTGGTGCTGGTGCGCGACCCGGCACAGCAAGCCCGTTACCAAGCGGACTTGCAAAAGCAGCAAACCCAGCAGGCCGAGCAGCTGAAGAAAGCCCAGGCTTTACAGGAAGAGTCGCGCCAGCTGAGTGAAGAATCCGAAAAGGTATTGCGTCCGCACGAGCGCATGGCGCTGGCGATGACGCTGATCCAGATTGCCGTTGCCATGGCATCCATCACGGTACTGACCCAGCGACGCTGGTTGCTGGCTGTTTCTTTGGTTTCGGCCCTGGGTGGCATAGGCCTGGCGCTTAGCACCTGGCTGTAG